The following nucleotide sequence is from Flavobacterium sp. N1736.
TGCTGTCTGACGTCCTTTTTGTCCGCCGTTGTTTAAGAAAAAAGTAGCATCCTGAAAGTTGTCACTGTCTACTTTTCTGGCCAAGATTCGTCCGGTTGGAATTTCCTGTCCGTCTTTACTTAAAACCAATCCAATTTTGCCTTCCGGAATCACGGTAAATCCGGTCATGTCGATTGAATATTGCCAAATCCACATTCCCCAGTATAAACCCGGAGCGAGTGTTTTTGCCTGATATCCGGCTTCTCCTTTTGTTGCAATAATACGACCGTCAGGAAGCGATTTATCGGCACCAAACAAAACGAACTTTTTGGTTACCAAACCAATTTTATCTTCCGGAACCATTACCATTCCGAAGAAAACGCGTAAAATAAATTTGTAAAAAAGAATGGAGAATAAGATTAAAATTATCCACCAGTAAGAAGTAATTTCATTCATAGTTTTTGATTATTTAGGTTACAAACATAGGAGAAATATTTCCTATTAAAATGAAATATTTTTAAAATTAACTTTTGCTAATTTCCTCTAAATAATGTTAAAAAAAAGCTTTCATTAAATCGTTGGAATTGTCAATTTCTGACACGATTTTTTGTCGGGTAAACTATGATTTGCATTTTGGGTTTTAACAGTTTTTACAAAGGTGCAAAGATGCAGAGAGGTAAAGGTTCAAAGGGTTCTTTTATTCAGGTGCAGAGGACCAAAGGAGAAAGGGTTTCTTTGGAGATTCATAACAGCCTATCTTTTTTTGTCTTCAATATAGACTTGACAGGTTTTAAAAACCTGTCAGGTCTGGCAACATTAAAATCTTTATCGTTTTCTTACTTTAAATCTATGAAACGTTAGACGCACTATAGAAAAATCCATGAACCTTTGTTGCTTCGAACCTGAATAAAAAAAACCTTTGAACCTTTGTATCTATAAACCTTTGAACCTATAAAGAAAAAAATCTTTGTACCTTTGCACCTCAGAACCTCTGCACCTTAAAATGAGATATTTTATTCAATTCGCTTATAACGGAACACATTATCATGGCTGGCAATTTCAGCCTAATGCATCTTCTGTTCAGGAAACGTTAAACAAAGCCTTTTCGGTTTTATTAAATGCTCCTATTAATATAATGGGCGCTGGCAGAACTGATACCGGGGTTCATGCGCAGGAAATGTACGGTCATTTTGATTTTGACAAAACTATTGATACTCTGACTTTACTGCATAAACTAAATTCATATTTGCCAAAAGACATTGCGATTTTTGATATTATCTTAGTTCATGATGACGCGCATTGCAGGTTTGACGCTACTAAACGAACATATGAATATCATATCAATACTGTTAAAAATCCATTTTTGGAGGAATTGAGTTGGTATTTTAATCAAAAATTAGATGTAGCTTTGATGAATGAAGCGGCGAAGATTTTATTAAATCACACGGATTTTCAGTGTTTTTCGAAAGTTAATACAGATGTGAACACTTTTGATTGCACGATTTTTGAGGCGTATTGGAAACAGGAAAACGACAAACTGGTTTTTACTATTTCGGCAAATCGGTTTTTACGAAATATGGTTCGCGCCATTGTGGGCACTTTGGTAAATATTGGTTTACACAAAATTTCTCTGGTTGATTTTGAAAATATTATTGCAAGCAAAAGCAGGGAAAAAGCTGGATTTTCGGTTCCGGCACACGGATTATATTTAACCGAAATTTATTACGATTACATCATAAAATAGCCCTGATTGAAGTGAAAAGCTTTTTTGAGAAAAATTATAGTTTTTGTGTTTTTATAGAGCGACCAACGGAAGCTTTATAAAAACAATACAAAAACATATTTTTGAGAAAAACTTGTAACGGAAAGCAGGAATAGCTCCTAAAAAAATAAATGAAAGCAAAAGCATTTGATACCGGATTATTCAAACGAATTTTAAAATATACAAAACCTTATAAATGGCGTTATTATGGCGTTATTATTTTTGCAATTTCATTGTCTGTTTTTGCGGCACTTCGCCCCTATTTACTAAAACAAACGGTTGACGGTTATATTAAAACGCATGATAAACAAGGTTTATTGATGTACATTATATTAATGGGAGTGGTTCTTTTATGCGAAGTTTTCTCTCAGTTTTATTTTGTGTATTGGGCAAACTGGCTTGGTCAGGATATTGTAAAAGACATTCGTACAAAGCTTTTCAAACATATTTTGAGTTTTAGAATGAAGTATTTTGATTTGGTTCCGGTGGGTCAATTGGTAACCAGATCTGTATCTGATATTGAATCGATTGCGCGTATTTTCAGTCAGGGATTATTCATGATTATAAGCGATTTGATGAAAATGCTGGTTGTGCTGCTTTTTATGTTTTATATGAACTGGGAATTAACATGGATTGTCGTTATTGCAATGCCAATTTTGGTTTATATCACCAGAATTTTTCAACGCAAAATGCAGGTTGCTTTTGAAGAAGTTCGTACGCAAATCGCTAATATGAACTCTTTTGTTCAGGAACGTGTTACGGGAATGAAAATCGTACAGCTTTTTAACCGTGAAAAAATTGAAGCCGAAAATTTCAGAGTAATCAACGACAAACATAGAGTTGCGTGGATTAAAACTATTCTGTACAACTCGATATTTTTTCCAATTGCCGATATTATTTCGTCTATTACTTTAGGTTTAGTGGTGGTTTATGGCGGATTCAAAATCCTTAACGGAGATCATTTTACAACTTTTGGAGATTTATTTTCTTATACAATGTTTATAGGTATGTTGTTTAACCCATTGCGTCAAATTGCAGATAAATTTAATGAGATGCAATTAGGAATGATTGCTGCCAATCGTGTTTTTGACATTATTGACACTCAGGATCATATTCAGGATACAGGTACGCTGGAAGCTCCAATTTTTGATGGAAGTATCGAATTCAAAGAAGTTCGTTTTAGTTATATTCCCGAAGAAGAAGTAATAAAAGGTATTGATCTTTCTGTTGCCTCTGGACAAACTATTGCAATTGTGGGTTCGACGGGAGCAGGAAAATCAACCATTATAAACTTGCTGAACCGTTTTTACGAAATAAACAGCGGAACGATTTTTATAGACGGTCATAATATCGAAAATTATACTTTGGCTTCTTTGCGTAAACAAATTGCGGTTGTTTTACAAGATGTATTTTTATTTGCCGATACTATTTATAACAATATCACACTTCATAATCCTGAAATTACGCGTGAACATGTTCTTAATGCTGCCAAAAAAATTGGTGTGCATGATTTTATAATGAGCTTGCCGGATAATTATGATTTTGATGTAAAAGAGCGCGGCGTAATGCTT
It contains:
- the truA gene encoding tRNA pseudouridine(38-40) synthase TruA; the protein is MRYFIQFAYNGTHYHGWQFQPNASSVQETLNKAFSVLLNAPINIMGAGRTDTGVHAQEMYGHFDFDKTIDTLTLLHKLNSYLPKDIAIFDIILVHDDAHCRFDATKRTYEYHINTVKNPFLEELSWYFNQKLDVALMNEAAKILLNHTDFQCFSKVNTDVNTFDCTIFEAYWKQENDKLVFTISANRFLRNMVRAIVGTLVNIGLHKISLVDFENIIASKSREKAGFSVPAHGLYLTEIYYDYIIK
- a CDS encoding ABC transporter ATP-binding protein yields the protein MKAKAFDTGLFKRILKYTKPYKWRYYGVIIFAISLSVFAALRPYLLKQTVDGYIKTHDKQGLLMYIILMGVVLLCEVFSQFYFVYWANWLGQDIVKDIRTKLFKHILSFRMKYFDLVPVGQLVTRSVSDIESIARIFSQGLFMIISDLMKMLVVLLFMFYMNWELTWIVVIAMPILVYITRIFQRKMQVAFEEVRTQIANMNSFVQERVTGMKIVQLFNREKIEAENFRVINDKHRVAWIKTILYNSIFFPIADIISSITLGLVVVYGGFKILNGDHFTTFGDLFSYTMFIGMLFNPLRQIADKFNEMQLGMIAANRVFDIIDTQDHIQDTGTLEAPIFDGSIEFKEVRFSYIPEEEVIKGIDLSVASGQTIAIVGSTGAGKSTIINLLNRFYEINSGTIFIDGHNIENYTLASLRKQIAVVLQDVFLFADTIYNNITLHNPEITREHVLNAAKKIGVHDFIMSLPDNYDFDVKERGVMLSSGQRQLIAFLRSYVSNPSILILDEATSSIDTYSEELIQRATETITKGRTSIIIAHRLATIVNADKIVVMDKGLIVEQGTHQELLNKSDGYYKNLYDSQFSVAN